In Rouxiella sp. WC2420, the following proteins share a genomic window:
- a CDS encoding lytic transglycosylase domain-containing protein produces the protein MANIIDALIITLGIDASSFNSGQKKVSEDLKKTGKDADKTAKDMEAAGKRAASFFGSIRTEVLALAGVTLTLGGLKNLVTGTANSLQQLSIQSKALDMSGKELDGWSKSAIAAGSSAESITSALMAMQKTMQSARNGDWSGPLINSLGQLNSMTGIKFDVLHETPDQIMRKVMEALRKLPSDKARVYAQQFGIDDAILQRDRAGTGKGEFVGNVDKFTASSGYTDSGAEAARKFNVQWTIVQQNLEKTRDLLFAALIPYIDQFNNALIQFSNWINTHPKEIHDAIKQIGDAFSEVVKFANQGADSVGGWKTAIEILVGAAVGGKLLSLFTGLSSSLLGPAGLIAALLALQALVVKPYEDAHPELKNNPVAKTLNDLPGTDSVGAAGEDFRSWLQRHTGIQLPTADSGSFEAVMQQAKDFFSGDWAARNATDPDLSDTPPTVGSGKFPAWLIPHAGNDGLFPSGGLAGSGEVPQRAQSSKVSGAGSSLLQWMSSQFGALEAKYSLPTGLLNSVATTESGGNQFAVSGAGAKGLFQFMDGTAKDMGLQGNDVFDPKKSAEAAAKYLAQLLKATHGNLNEALAAYNWGLGNVQRKGLDNAPEETRNYVPKVLSGLRFLNRPKDDAERAPKVLAGVTTGAAAAANYHSNHTYTTSSESSSQYISINRVDVQSNAKTVPELATDLRGAVNRQTIVLTKTTGQG, from the coding sequence ATGGCTAACATTATTGACGCTCTGATTATCACGCTGGGCATTGACGCATCGAGCTTCAATTCGGGTCAGAAAAAAGTATCTGAAGACCTGAAGAAAACTGGAAAAGATGCTGATAAGACAGCCAAGGATATGGAGGCAGCCGGTAAGCGTGCGGCGTCTTTCTTTGGCTCAATCCGAACTGAAGTACTGGCTCTTGCCGGTGTAACGCTGACTTTGGGTGGTCTTAAGAATTTAGTTACCGGTACTGCTAATAGCCTTCAGCAACTTTCCATTCAGTCCAAAGCATTAGACATGTCCGGCAAGGAATTAGACGGCTGGAGCAAGTCCGCTATTGCTGCAGGATCAAGCGCAGAAAGCATTACTTCGGCGCTGATGGCGATGCAGAAAACCATGCAGTCTGCCCGTAATGGCGATTGGAGCGGGCCGCTGATTAACTCGCTCGGCCAGTTAAATAGCATGACCGGTATCAAGTTTGACGTTCTGCATGAAACGCCAGACCAGATTATGCGGAAGGTCATGGAGGCCTTACGTAAGTTGCCGTCGGATAAAGCCAGGGTTTATGCCCAGCAATTCGGCATCGATGATGCAATCTTACAAAGAGATCGTGCCGGAACAGGGAAGGGAGAGTTTGTTGGTAATGTTGATAAATTTACCGCTTCTTCGGGGTATACGGATTCCGGCGCAGAGGCTGCCAGAAAGTTTAATGTCCAGTGGACTATCGTTCAGCAGAACCTTGAAAAAACCCGCGACTTACTTTTTGCAGCGTTAATCCCATACATCGACCAGTTCAACAATGCTCTCATCCAATTCAGCAACTGGATTAACACTCACCCAAAAGAAATCCATGATGCCATTAAGCAGATAGGCGATGCTTTTAGCGAAGTAGTCAAATTTGCCAATCAGGGTGCTGATAGCGTTGGTGGCTGGAAAACCGCTATTGAAATTCTTGTAGGTGCAGCAGTAGGCGGTAAGCTTCTGTCACTTTTCACAGGTTTGAGTTCTTCATTACTGGGGCCTGCAGGGTTGATTGCAGCACTTCTCGCTCTTCAGGCGCTAGTTGTTAAGCCGTATGAAGATGCTCACCCAGAGCTAAAAAATAACCCAGTTGCTAAAACATTAAATGACCTTCCAGGCACGGATTCTGTTGGGGCTGCTGGAGAGGATTTTAGATCATGGCTACAGCGGCATACTGGCATTCAACTGCCAACGGCCGATAGCGGTTCTTTTGAAGCGGTTATGCAGCAAGCAAAAGACTTCTTTAGCGGCGACTGGGCAGCCAGAAATGCCACCGATCCTGATTTGTCTGACACACCGCCTACTGTAGGCAGTGGGAAGTTTCCTGCTTGGTTGATACCGCATGCAGGAAATGATGGGTTATTTCCCTCTGGTGGGCTGGCAGGTAGTGGCGAAGTTCCGCAAAGAGCGCAATCAAGCAAAGTCTCAGGGGCGGGTTCCAGCCTGCTGCAATGGATGAGCTCACAGTTCGGTGCTCTCGAGGCCAAGTACAGCCTTCCAACCGGATTGTTGAACAGCGTTGCCACAACCGAGTCTGGGGGGAATCAGTTCGCTGTTTCCGGTGCAGGTGCCAAAGGGTTGTTTCAGTTCATGGATGGCACCGCAAAAGATATGGGGCTACAGGGCAATGACGTTTTCGACCCGAAAAAGTCAGCAGAGGCTGCGGCTAAATATCTGGCTCAATTACTCAAGGCAACACATGGAAATCTTAATGAGGCGCTAGCAGCATACAATTGGGGGCTAGGCAACGTACAGCGTAAAGGGCTGGATAATGCACCCGAAGAAACCCGCAATTATGTGCCAAAAGTTCTGTCTGGATTGAGGTTCTTAAATAGGCCGAAAGATGATGCTGAGCGTGCTCCTAAAGTTCTTGCTGGGGTAACGACAGGTGCGGCAGCTGCGGCGAATTATCACAGCAACCACACGTATACCACGAGTAGTGAGTCGTCATCGCAATACATCAGCATTAATCGGGTTGATGTTCAGAGCAATGCCAAAACGGTTCCTGAATTAGCTACTGACCTTCGCGGCGCGGTGAATCGCCAAACTATCGTTCTTACCAAAACAACAGGGCAGGGTTAA
- a CDS encoding DUF3383 domain-containing protein — MAIPLSKDVQILPSVLAAAGSAVDLNGLILTDSAYAAVGSLLSFSSTSDVTDYFGSQSNEGAMATVYFQGYNNCTKTPGTLYLSQFNSEAVSAWLRSGSMASVTLDALKLFSGTLVLTVDGTLVTSTTITLSSATSYAAAAALIEAALGNEVTVVYDTTVKSFIITSATTGADSTITFASGTLADNLKLSSTQGAVISQGSDIANPTDTFKAILSASQDWAAFTTSFTATTAQHVAFSAWASAQSDRFAYAGWALESDATTTGSTDTFAYQVISTYDYGSVIPVYGDRTKAANVLGFAAALNFDATNGRRTLKYRALDGLSADVSDSDDYDALAANGYNFYGQYTSNNFNEKYWAPGSITGDFKWVDAFFGQVWFNAQLQQDVITLFMSDTYVPYNAAGRAQIEASMADTFAQFLAWGGMSTGTDLSASQILQIKNTVGSDISTSLIAKGYYLYIGPFTATMRSNRTTPSCTLYYCDGGAVQKLTLASVEVQ, encoded by the coding sequence ATGGCAATTCCATTAAGTAAAGACGTACAAATACTTCCGAGTGTGCTGGCAGCTGCGGGCAGTGCGGTAGATTTGAACGGCTTGATCCTGACTGACAGCGCATATGCTGCAGTTGGCAGCCTGTTGTCATTCAGCAGTACCTCAGACGTGACCGATTATTTTGGTTCTCAGTCGAATGAGGGCGCGATGGCCACGGTTTATTTTCAGGGTTACAACAACTGCACAAAAACGCCGGGCACCTTATATCTCTCACAGTTTAACTCTGAGGCAGTATCTGCGTGGTTGCGTTCCGGATCAATGGCCTCAGTCACCCTGGATGCGTTGAAGTTGTTCAGCGGTACGTTGGTGCTGACTGTTGACGGTACGCTAGTGACATCAACCACAATCACACTGTCTTCCGCAACAAGCTATGCAGCCGCAGCAGCGCTGATAGAAGCCGCACTGGGCAACGAAGTGACGGTGGTCTATGACACTACAGTGAAATCTTTCATTATCACCTCGGCGACCACGGGTGCTGACAGCACGATCACCTTTGCGTCTGGCACGCTCGCCGATAACCTGAAACTTTCCAGCACTCAGGGCGCGGTGATTTCTCAGGGTTCAGACATTGCCAATCCTACGGATACATTTAAGGCAATCCTTTCAGCATCTCAGGACTGGGCAGCATTCACTACCTCGTTTACCGCAACAACAGCACAGCATGTGGCATTCTCAGCGTGGGCCAGTGCACAGTCAGATCGCTTCGCTTACGCGGGATGGGCGCTGGAGAGTGATGCAACCACCACGGGCAGCACTGACACTTTCGCCTACCAGGTGATTAGCACATACGACTACGGCTCTGTTATCCCAGTCTATGGCGACCGCACCAAAGCGGCTAATGTTCTTGGCTTTGCCGCGGCATTGAATTTCGATGCAACCAACGGCCGCCGCACGCTGAAATATCGCGCACTGGATGGCCTGTCTGCCGATGTATCAGATTCTGATGATTACGACGCACTTGCGGCCAACGGATACAACTTCTATGGCCAATACACTTCAAACAACTTCAATGAGAAGTATTGGGCACCTGGCTCAATTACCGGCGACTTCAAGTGGGTAGATGCCTTCTTTGGGCAAGTATGGTTTAACGCTCAACTCCAACAGGATGTGATAACCCTGTTCATGAGTGACACCTACGTGCCATACAACGCTGCTGGCCGTGCGCAGATTGAAGCATCAATGGCAGACACCTTTGCACAGTTCCTGGCGTGGGGCGGCATGAGTACGGGCACGGACCTGAGCGCATCACAGATTTTGCAGATCAAGAACACTGTGGGTTCTGACATCTCAACCTCGCTGATTGCCAAAGGCTATTACCTGTATATCGGCCCGTTTACGGCAACCATGCGTTCGAATCGGACTACTCCATCATGCACGCTTTACTATTGTGACGGCGGCGCGGTCCAGAAACTCACTCTTGCTTCAGTTGAGGTTCAATAA
- a CDS encoding DUF4054 domain-containing protein — MAIVEFDSSEFTGIYPRFAGVLTDPQLNQAFDVACLLLDNTNASVVPYDPDNGVKDRKTILYLLVCHMATMALWGDGQSGPIASASEGSVSVSFSVPDATNASWFKQTPCGSMYWQATRKYVVGGRYVAKKYVHPWG, encoded by the coding sequence ATGGCTATTGTCGAGTTTGACTCCTCTGAGTTCACCGGGATATATCCGCGATTTGCAGGCGTACTGACTGACCCACAGCTCAACCAGGCGTTTGATGTGGCATGCCTATTACTCGACAATACCAATGCTTCTGTCGTCCCCTATGATCCGGATAACGGCGTCAAAGACCGGAAAACCATCCTCTATTTGCTGGTCTGCCATATGGCGACAATGGCGTTGTGGGGTGATGGGCAGTCAGGGCCAATCGCAAGCGCTTCAGAGGGGTCAGTAAGCGTTTCATTCTCCGTGCCAGATGCAACCAATGCATCGTGGTTTAAGCAAACACCTTGCGGGAGCATGTACTGGCAGGCAACGCGTAAATATGTTGTTGGTGGTCGGTATGTTGCTAAAAAATACGTCCATCCATGGGGGTAA
- a CDS encoding major capsid family protein, with protein MNITFEQAKRYGFDFGRNAREWITKDNMPRLIQDAALITQANSTIPAELLAYIDPTVIEILTAPRNARELFNEEKRGDWTTPYFKWRADEVTGNTAAYSDFGQFGVAGVNSEWHTREQYRFQTIIQYGDLEQDMAAQAKINLAAAKQRSAATTIDIDANKFYLLGVAGKEIYGVLNDPNLQAAITPISVSGATAWSSKDAIARYNDVIKLFTQLVNQLSGLVDEKSVLKLACSPGLRTLLAEPTQLGVTVMSMLKEYFPNMVFVSLPQLGAANAPAAAETMILIAPEVLGNETGLLGFGEKIRMGRIVPSLSSFAQKVTGTTYGGVIRVPAAVAQMTGM; from the coding sequence ATGAATATTACTTTCGAACAAGCTAAGCGATACGGCTTTGATTTTGGCCGCAACGCACGTGAATGGATCACCAAGGATAATATGCCGCGTCTTATTCAGGATGCTGCGCTTATCACACAGGCAAACTCAACGATCCCAGCTGAGTTGCTGGCGTATATCGATCCTACCGTCATTGAAATCCTAACAGCACCGCGTAACGCCCGTGAGCTATTCAATGAAGAAAAGCGCGGGGACTGGACTACGCCTTACTTTAAATGGCGTGCAGATGAAGTTACCGGTAATACCGCCGCATATTCTGACTTCGGTCAATTTGGTGTAGCAGGTGTTAACTCTGAATGGCACACCCGTGAGCAATACCGCTTCCAGACAATCATTCAGTACGGTGATCTGGAGCAGGATATGGCGGCACAAGCCAAAATTAACCTGGCGGCGGCCAAGCAACGTTCAGCAGCAACTACGATCGATATTGACGCCAATAAGTTTTATTTACTTGGCGTCGCCGGTAAAGAAATCTATGGTGTGCTGAATGACCCAAATCTGCAAGCGGCTATCACCCCGATCTCTGTTTCCGGTGCAACTGCCTGGTCAAGCAAAGATGCGATTGCGCGTTATAACGATGTGATCAAGCTTTTCACCCAACTGGTCAATCAACTTTCCGGCTTGGTTGATGAGAAGTCTGTTTTAAAACTGGCTTGCTCGCCTGGCCTGCGCACCTTGCTAGCAGAGCCCACTCAGCTTGGCGTAACCGTTATGTCCATGCTGAAGGAATATTTCCCGAACATGGTATTCGTTTCGCTTCCTCAGTTAGGCGCAGCCAATGCACCAGCAGCTGCAGAAACGATGATCCTGATTGCGCCGGAAGTGCTTGGGAATGAAACCGGCCTTTTAGGCTTTGGTGAGAAAATCCGCATGGGCCGCATCGTACCATCACTATCTTCTTTTGCTCAGAAGGTAACCGGCACCACCTACGGCGGTGTAATTCGAGTCCCTGCAGCCGTCGCACAAATGACAGGTATGTAA
- a CDS encoding DUF2213 domain-containing protein has translation MPIREITLKGGKAGFRFGAHGKIHSTREQAEKGSPTGVAQLSSMAFDEASRRRIDENGYLHVSQTHLTKEQVAPYYGREIPGFDEQGLDPEKVYYGYRSAEELEKSKDMFNGMPLLIIHKQDSAHAPLKEERVGSIGTTPVWDSPYLDNALIVTDQSAIEAIDSKKLKEISCGYFFDPDFTPGEFNGVAYDFVIRNIRGNHVTLVREGRAGPEVSVHDAMPSKPIKVQKIMQLTRKQVAVRATLAAYLKPRLTMDAVPADLTKLVGSYKKPATLAKAVVRQYGAKIAQDMDIEPEELAELMEAAEEVVEPEEKPASAAEEPAFDEDNASESLKALLEGKVPDDVLAKILACISEPTGDEDLTEEEKAAKKQAEEEAAAAEEAKKKKEGEPTMDANSIKLQARTEAQAHFRNLNEAGRKVRDLIGEVDVMAFDSAEDIYGHALKQKGVKIGQYEKSSYKGMVDMLASNKPANPSPVLDSSLDTFEGQFAGLGKIKIN, from the coding sequence ATGCCAATCCGAGAAATAACCTTAAAAGGTGGCAAGGCAGGGTTTCGCTTTGGTGCGCACGGGAAAATACATTCTACACGCGAGCAAGCCGAAAAAGGCTCGCCAACTGGAGTTGCTCAACTTAGCTCAATGGCCTTTGACGAAGCGTCACGTCGTCGTATTGACGAAAACGGGTATCTGCACGTATCCCAGACCCACCTCACTAAAGAGCAGGTAGCCCCATATTATGGGCGAGAAATTCCTGGGTTTGATGAGCAAGGTTTAGACCCTGAAAAAGTTTACTACGGATACCGGTCTGCCGAAGAGTTAGAGAAATCTAAAGACATGTTTAATGGCATGCCATTGCTGATTATTCATAAGCAGGACTCAGCGCACGCTCCATTGAAAGAGGAAAGAGTCGGCTCAATTGGCACTACGCCAGTGTGGGACTCACCTTATCTCGACAATGCCTTGATAGTCACTGACCAGTCAGCCATTGAAGCGATTGATAGCAAAAAACTAAAAGAAATTAGCTGCGGCTATTTCTTTGATCCGGATTTCACTCCTGGTGAGTTCAACGGCGTTGCTTATGACTTTGTGATTCGAAACATCCGAGGTAATCACGTAACGCTTGTAAGGGAAGGTCGGGCTGGTCCCGAAGTTTCTGTCCACGACGCAATGCCGTCAAAACCAATAAAGGTGCAAAAAATAATGCAACTTACCCGTAAACAGGTGGCGGTGCGTGCAACGCTGGCTGCCTACTTAAAGCCGCGTCTAACTATGGATGCTGTCCCCGCCGATCTGACCAAACTGGTTGGTTCATACAAAAAACCTGCAACCCTGGCAAAAGCAGTCGTTCGTCAATATGGGGCTAAGATTGCTCAGGACATGGATATCGAGCCGGAAGAGCTTGCTGAACTAATGGAGGCGGCTGAGGAAGTCGTAGAACCAGAAGAGAAGCCGGCAAGCGCTGCAGAAGAGCCTGCTTTTGACGAAGATAACGCTTCAGAAAGTCTCAAAGCATTGCTGGAAGGTAAGGTGCCTGACGATGTGCTGGCTAAAATTCTGGCCTGCATATCAGAGCCAACTGGCGACGAAGATCTGACGGAAGAAGAGAAAGCCGCCAAGAAGCAAGCCGAAGAAGAAGCGGCAGCGGCTGAAGAAGCCAAAAAGAAAAAAGAGGGTGAGCCGACAATGGATGCCAATTCAATCAAATTGCAGGCGCGTACTGAAGCCCAGGCTCACTTCCGCAATCTCAATGAAGCAGGTCGCAAGGTGCGTGACCTGATCGGTGAGGTCGATGTTATGGCATTCGACAGCGCTGAAGATATCTATGGGCATGCTCTGAAACAAAAAGGCGTAAAAATCGGTCAGTATGAAAAGTCATCTTACAAAGGCATGGTGGATATGCTGGCATCGAATAAGCCAGCAAATCCGTCCCCTGTCCTCGACTCTTCCCTGGATACTTTCGAAGGTCAGTTTGCAGGCCTTGGCAAAATCAAAATTAATTAA
- a CDS encoding phage minor head protein yields the protein MAMKPKAAKATRANVGLQLEYQKKLKSLIEEMSNSVDYWLTAEYKRHEPKIVGDATPSKLMNRKLISVMGRWQLTFRQKAEDIAAWFVRRADAYSSGSVVNKLRAEGMSVNMQLTPEVRNVLDSIYETQVSLIKSIPEQYLTQVSTLVQESVSRGRDIGYLKEELKQRYGVTERRAKVIARDQNNKASNAISQQRCQSAGITHGIWVHRAGGSKSFRHSHVKMNGTEFELSKGCYDPHEGRMVMPGELVNCKCEFRPVIK from the coding sequence ATGGCGATGAAACCCAAGGCGGCGAAGGCGACCAGGGCAAACGTTGGGCTCCAGTTGGAGTATCAAAAGAAGCTTAAGTCGTTAATTGAGGAAATGAGCAATTCAGTCGATTATTGGTTAACTGCCGAGTACAAGCGACATGAGCCAAAAATTGTCGGTGATGCTACCCCGTCCAAACTAATGAATAGAAAGTTAATTTCAGTTATGGGTCGCTGGCAACTCACTTTCAGGCAAAAGGCAGAGGATATCGCCGCCTGGTTTGTTCGCCGGGCCGACGCTTACTCATCTGGATCAGTGGTGAATAAACTTCGGGCAGAGGGCATGAGCGTGAATATGCAACTCACCCCCGAGGTTCGCAATGTCCTCGACAGTATTTATGAAACACAGGTTTCATTGATTAAATCCATACCGGAACAATATCTAACTCAGGTTAGTACTTTGGTGCAAGAAAGCGTTAGCCGCGGTAGAGACATTGGCTATTTGAAAGAAGAGCTAAAGCAGCGGTATGGAGTAACTGAACGAAGAGCTAAGGTTATTGCCCGAGACCAAAATAACAAGGCCAGCAATGCTATATCACAGCAGCGTTGCCAGTCTGCCGGAATAACTCACGGCATTTGGGTGCATCGAGCTGGCGGCAGCAAGTCATTTAGACATTCGCATGTAAAGATGAATGGCACCGAATTTGAACTCAGCAAGGGATGCTATGACCCTCATGAGGGAAGAATGGTTATGCCAGGGGAGTTGGTTAACTGCAAGTGTGAGTTCAGGCCAGTAATTAAATGA
- a CDS encoding anti-CBASS protein Acb1 family protein yields MTNKTQRRNARRASARPERKRFAVSQSLRDKIEQNGYIPTYNEVKALYGPAKTLGAPKEAVLAMDHSLDSGGAYSLLQHAFEHGQFPALGPSFMGYAALSSLTQNGLIRACIETLADDMTREWIEIDAVDDNGLGEEKKKLQDAMIDYRIHDICHKAAEFDGYFGGCLIFIDTGAKDDLLLTPLDISEKSAELKDFKRFTLIEPINIFPGTYESTDPLSPSYYKPQTWWVLGKQVHSSRLIRVCGNEVPVILKPTYNFLGLPQAQILYDYVIHFQDARQAEARLLEKFSLTVLKTDMEDILTNPNATGSLDPRLEYMAAYRTNDGVLAIDKEMEDIVNIVTPMNGVTDIVRQQLEFVVMINRTNVVKTLGLSPAGFNSGDADIKNNNDHTSSQQEKVLRGPLQKMLDVLQIVVLGSYEKSVKFKFVGLNEEDDAAIATTQKTKADTDAVLIEEGVISQAESRKRLSEDPHSGYSGIEIGDLPESGHGDETQGGEGDQGKRWAPVGVSKEA; encoded by the coding sequence ATGACAAATAAAACACAACGTCGTAATGCTCGGCGCGCCTCTGCTCGTCCAGAACGCAAGAGGTTTGCTGTCTCGCAATCTCTGCGGGATAAAATCGAGCAGAATGGGTATATCCCTACCTATAACGAAGTTAAGGCGCTTTATGGCCCCGCAAAAACTTTAGGGGCACCTAAAGAAGCTGTGCTGGCAATGGATCACTCACTCGATTCTGGCGGCGCTTACTCGCTCTTACAACATGCCTTTGAACATGGGCAATTTCCAGCGCTAGGCCCATCGTTCATGGGTTATGCGGCTTTGTCTTCACTTACGCAGAATGGGCTTATCCGTGCCTGCATTGAAACTCTCGCGGACGACATGACCCGAGAGTGGATCGAGATCGACGCTGTTGATGATAACGGGCTTGGGGAAGAGAAGAAGAAACTTCAGGACGCCATGATCGACTATCGAATTCATGATATTTGCCATAAGGCTGCTGAATTTGATGGGTACTTTGGTGGCTGTCTGATTTTCATCGATACCGGCGCTAAAGATGACTTACTTTTAACTCCGCTGGATATCTCTGAAAAATCTGCGGAACTTAAAGACTTCAAGCGATTCACGCTGATCGAGCCAATAAATATTTTCCCTGGCACTTACGAATCAACGGACCCGTTAAGCCCTAGTTACTACAAACCTCAAACGTGGTGGGTGCTCGGGAAACAAGTCCATTCCAGCCGGTTAATCCGCGTCTGCGGGAATGAGGTGCCGGTAATTCTTAAGCCGACTTATAACTTCCTTGGTCTTCCTCAGGCGCAGATTCTTTACGACTACGTTATCCATTTCCAAGATGCTCGCCAGGCTGAAGCTAGGTTGCTGGAAAAGTTCTCTCTAACAGTTTTGAAAACTGATATGGAAGATATTTTAACGAACCCCAACGCAACTGGTTCACTCGACCCACGCCTTGAATACATGGCGGCATATAGGACGAACGACGGCGTGCTGGCCATCGACAAGGAAATGGAAGACATCGTTAACATCGTCACGCCAATGAATGGAGTGACGGATATCGTTAGGCAGCAATTAGAATTTGTCGTGATGATCAACCGAACCAATGTGGTTAAAACTCTCGGTCTGTCTCCGGCAGGATTTAACAGCGGTGATGCCGATATAAAGAACAACAATGACCACACGTCATCGCAGCAGGAAAAGGTTCTTCGCGGGCCGCTGCAGAAAATGCTGGATGTGCTGCAAATTGTCGTTCTGGGTTCTTATGAAAAATCGGTCAAGTTCAAGTTTGTTGGTTTGAATGAAGAAGATGACGCGGCGATCGCAACCACGCAGAAAACGAAAGCTGATACCGATGCCGTGCTGATTGAAGAAGGCGTTATTTCACAAGCTGAGTCAAGGAAACGCCTTTCTGAAGACCCGCACAGTGGCTACAGCGGCATAGAGATTGGTGATTTACCGGAGTCAGGACATGGCGATGAAACCCAAGGCGGCGAAGGCGACCAGGGCAAACGTTGGGCTCCAGTTGGAGTATCAAAAGAAGCTTAA
- a CDS encoding PBSX family phage terminase large subunit has translation MESQADLQIPAKLVPVFSTEGVRYRGAYGGRGSAKTRTFALMTAVKAYQWAEAEISGVILCAREYMNSLEESSMEEIKQAIRSVPWLDDYFDIGEKYIRTKNRRVSYVFCGLRHNLDSIKSKARILVAWVDEAESVSDLAWKKLRPTVREAGSEIWVTWNPEKDGSATDKRFRKSPPKNSMIVEMNFSDNPWFPDVLEEERQDDLASLDYADYAWIWEGAYLENSDKQVLANKYVVQSFEDDLWQKADRLFFGGDFGFAKDPNVLTRTFVYQDCLYVEYEAFGEGTELDDMWKLYAGKEGATAKQLENWTVLDENKYPGIPESRNWPIKADSSRPETISHIKKQGFNISSAKKWAGSVEDGVTHLRGFKKIIIHPRCKETAKECRLYSYKVDRITGQVLPVIVDANNHCIDSIRYGLDGYITGRAPLNMNKALVARAQSRTPHSSRR, from the coding sequence ATGGAAAGCCAAGCTGATCTGCAAATACCCGCCAAACTCGTTCCTGTTTTCTCAACTGAAGGTGTCCGTTACCGTGGTGCTTACGGTGGCCGTGGTTCTGCTAAAACTCGCACCTTTGCGCTGATGACTGCCGTAAAGGCCTATCAGTGGGCTGAGGCCGAGATAAGTGGCGTAATACTCTGTGCTCGTGAATACATGAACTCTCTTGAAGAGTCGAGCATGGAGGAGATTAAGCAGGCCATACGTTCGGTTCCTTGGCTTGACGACTATTTCGACATTGGCGAGAAATACATTCGCACCAAGAACAGGCGCGTTTCATATGTCTTTTGCGGCCTTAGGCATAACCTCGACAGTATCAAATCTAAAGCTCGAATTCTGGTCGCTTGGGTAGATGAAGCTGAATCAGTTTCCGACCTGGCTTGGAAAAAACTTCGCCCGACCGTCCGTGAGGCTGGGTCTGAAATCTGGGTAACATGGAACCCCGAAAAAGACGGCAGTGCAACTGATAAGCGATTTAGAAAATCTCCACCTAAAAACTCCATGATTGTCGAGATGAATTTTAGTGACAATCCTTGGTTCCCTGATGTACTCGAGGAGGAACGGCAAGATGACCTTGCATCCCTGGACTATGCTGACTACGCGTGGATCTGGGAGGGTGCTTACCTAGAGAACTCCGACAAACAGGTGCTGGCCAACAAATATGTTGTGCAGAGTTTCGAAGATGATTTATGGCAGAAAGCTGATCGATTGTTCTTTGGTGGAGACTTTGGCTTCGCTAAAGATCCGAATGTGCTTACGCGTACCTTCGTTTATCAAGATTGCCTATACGTAGAATACGAGGCGTTTGGAGAGGGCACGGAGCTTGATGATATGTGGAAGCTTTACGCTGGCAAAGAGGGAGCCACCGCTAAACAACTTGAAAACTGGACCGTTCTGGATGAGAACAAATACCCCGGCATTCCAGAGTCAAGGAACTGGCCAATTAAGGCTGACTCTTCGCGACCAGAGACAATCAGTCATATCAAAAAGCAGGGCTTCAATATTTCATCTGCTAAGAAATGGGCTGGCAGCGTTGAAGACGGCGTGACTCATTTACGTGGCTTCAAAAAAATCATTATTCATCCGAGATGCAAAGAGACTGCCAAAGAGTGCCGCCTGTACTCCTACAAGGTCGACCGCATTACCGGGCAGGTTCTGCCGGTTATAGTGGATGCTAATAACCATTGCATCGACTCAATTCGGTACGGGTTAGATGGCTACATAACTGGCCGCGCTCCGTTGAATATGAACAAAGCTTTAGTCGCTAGAGCTCAATCTAGAACCCCTCACTCTTCACGCCGGTAA
- a CDS encoding DUF2280 domain-containing protein, with amino-acid sequence MAALSVEVKAFIVQSLACYDTPSRVAELVQQEFSLKVSRQQVESYDPSKVTGKNLGDKWVELFKLTRKRFQDEISDIPIANKAYRLRVLDRMATKAESMKNIAMTAQLMEQAAKEVGEAYTNRQKVEHTSPDGSMSPRPTTVRLVGVEPTNGKPS; translated from the coding sequence ATGGCAGCACTTTCAGTAGAGGTGAAAGCCTTTATCGTCCAATCTCTTGCCTGTTATGACACTCCATCGCGAGTGGCGGAGTTAGTCCAACAGGAATTTAGCCTAAAGGTTTCTCGTCAGCAGGTTGAGTCTTACGATCCCTCAAAAGTTACAGGTAAGAATCTTGGCGATAAATGGGTCGAACTATTCAAGTTAACCCGCAAACGATTTCAGGATGAGATATCAGACATTCCTATTGCCAACAAAGCATACCGTCTTCGAGTTTTGGATCGCATGGCAACAAAAGCGGAAAGCATGAAAAACATCGCAATGACCGCTCAGCTAATGGAACAGGCGGCCAAAGAGGTTGGAGAGGCTTACACCAATCGTCAAAAGGTTGAGCATACCAGCCCAGATGGAAGCATGAGCCCGAGGCCTACAACAGTCAGATTAGTAGGGGTCGAGCCAACAAATGGAAAGCCAAGCTGA